From Thermoleophilum album:
GCCTTCGCCGCCTCGCGCAGGTTCTTGACGATGGCGTCCGGCTTTTTTCGCGCCTTCTCGGGCGGACCGGCCCCGTGGCGGTCGATCCACACCACCGGGATCTTCTGTTTGAGGCAGGGCTCGATGTCCGTCTCCCAGCCCGAGGCGATGTGGACCCACTCCTTTTTGCGGTCTTCGAGACGCCGTGCGCACTCCTTGAAATGGGCCGGATCGGGCTTGTAGGAGCGAACCTGCTGGCCCGTCACCACCAGATCGAAATCGACCGTGAAGTGGCGCCGCGTGGCGCCGAGCAGCTTGTCGTCGATGTTCGAGAGGATGCCGAGATCGACCTTCTTGCGCAGGCGTTCGAGCACCTTGTTGGTCTCGGCGAACGGTGGCCAGCGCGGCACGCTGTTGGGCAGAAAGTTCGCGCGCTGGC
This genomic window contains:
- a CDS encoding HAD family hydrolase; the encoded protein is MALPKTVKFVSFDCYGTLIDWETGIYEAFRDEAAKDGFTVDRDQLIPLFMQHMREVMRGSYELYAEVLRRTARAVAKEIGWEALLEEGQRANFLPNSVPRWPPFAETNKVLERLRKKVDLGILSNIDDKLLGATRRHFTVDFDLVVTGQQVRSYKPDPAHFKECARRLEDRKKEWVHIASGWETDIEPCLKQKIPVVWIDRHGAGPPEKARKKPDAIVKNLREAAKALGL